One window of the Staphylococcus equorum genome contains the following:
- a CDS encoding inorganic phosphate transporter: MEYILIITVAIVIFSLIFDFINGFHDTANAVATAVSTRALTPRTAIILASVMNFIGALAFTGVAGTITKDIVDPFKLENGLVVVLSAIIAAIFWNLLTWFYGIPSSSSHALIGSIAGAAIASQGSFAVLHYEGFTKIIAVLLISPVIAFCVGFIMYSIVKVVFKNANLTKTNRNFRFFQIFTASLQSFSHGTNDAQKSMGIITLALIVANLQPSGTVEPQLWVKIACATAMGLGTAVGGWKIIKTVGGNIMKIRPANGAAADLSSALTIFVASSLHFPLSTTHVVSSSILGVGSSNRIKGVKWNTAQRMIVTWVITMPISAIVAALVYFVVNIFL; encoded by the coding sequence ATGGAATATATTTTAATCATCACAGTAGCTATTGTTATTTTTTCACTTATCTTTGACTTTATCAATGGTTTTCATGATACAGCCAATGCTGTCGCTACTGCTGTTTCAACTCGTGCATTAACGCCTAGAACTGCTATTATATTAGCATCAGTTATGAACTTTATTGGTGCATTAGCTTTTACTGGAGTTGCAGGTACAATAACTAAAGATATTGTAGACCCATTTAAATTAGAAAATGGGCTTGTTGTGGTGCTGTCGGCTATCATTGCAGCGATTTTTTGGAACTTGCTTACTTGGTTTTATGGTATACCGAGTTCATCTTCGCATGCGTTAATTGGTTCCATTGCAGGTGCAGCTATCGCATCTCAGGGGTCATTTGCCGTATTACACTATGAAGGTTTTACAAAAATCATTGCTGTTTTACTTATATCACCAGTAATTGCTTTTTGTGTAGGTTTCATTATGTATTCAATTGTTAAAGTCGTATTTAAAAATGCAAACTTAACAAAAACAAATAGAAACTTTAGATTCTTCCAAATTTTCACAGCGTCGTTACAATCATTTTCACATGGTACCAACGATGCTCAAAAATCAATGGGTATTATTACATTAGCTTTAATCGTAGCTAACTTACAACCAAGTGGTACTGTTGAACCACAATTGTGGGTTAAAATTGCCTGTGCTACTGCTATGGGGTTAGGGACAGCTGTTGGTGGTTGGAAAATCATTAAAACAGTTGGTGGCAATATAATGAAAATTCGTCCGGCTAATGGTGCTGCGGCAGATTTATCATCTGCTTTAACAATCTTTGTAGCATCTTCATTACATTTTCCGTTATCAACGACACATGTTGTTTCTTCATCTATTCTAGGTGTAGGTTCATCTAATCGTATTAAAGGTGTGAAATGGAATACTGCACAACGTATGATTGTTACATGGGTTATTACAATGCCGATTTCTGCAATTGTTGCTGCCCTTGTATATTTCGTTGTGAATATCTTCCTGTAA
- a CDS encoding DUF47 domain-containing protein, with protein sequence MFNKKKDKFMVQLEEMVFNLDRAAIEFGKMDFNTHLDLKAYSDNIKKYESHGDELMHQVISDLNQTFITPIEREDILSLCNAIDDVLDAIEETSAMFEMYSIEYTDEYMAEFVDNIQKAIAEMKLAVGLLVDKKLSHMRIHSINIKEFETNCDGILRQSIKHIFNSETDPITLIKIKEIYESMEEIADKCQAVANNFETIIMKNS encoded by the coding sequence ATGTTTAACAAGAAAAAAGATAAGTTCATGGTGCAACTTGAAGAAATGGTCTTTAACTTAGATCGAGCTGCAATTGAGTTTGGGAAAATGGATTTTAATACGCACTTAGATCTGAAAGCTTATTCAGACAATATTAAAAAATATGAATCACACGGTGATGAATTAATGCATCAAGTGATTTCCGATTTAAACCAGACCTTCATCACACCAATTGAACGTGAGGATATCCTTTCATTATGTAATGCAATTGATGATGTTTTAGATGCAATAGAAGAAACGTCAGCGATGTTTGAAATGTATTCAATTGAATATACAGATGAATATATGGCTGAATTTGTTGATAATATCCAAAAAGCTATTGCAGAAATGAAATTAGCTGTTGGTTTACTCGTTGATAAAAAATTATCTCATATGCGTATTCATTCTATTAATATTAAAGAATTTGAAACAAATTGTGATGGCATTTTACGTCAATCAATCAAACACATTTTTAACAGTGAAACAGATCCAATAACGCTTATTAAAATAAAAGAAATTTATGAAAGCATGGAAGAAATTGCAGATAAATGTCAAGCTGTAGCGAATAACTTTGAAACTATAATTATGAAAAATAGCTAA
- a CDS encoding sensor histidine kinase, which translates to MANIKWLLIFLRSRLNWILWLILLHFIFLFIAYLDYDISVSSIFYIIILNLGISVIFLLYTYIKEVKFFKHLYNNLEPEELKHKSLADTPFQQEMVNYLYNQITSQKRLVTTQKQQIQTTEASLTDFVHDIKTPVTAMKLLIEKERDVERKYALLYEWSRINGMLDRQLFLTRLEFQNNDLYFEHVALKRLIIEEIQITRYISQSKGIDYDLDFEADYDVYTDTKWCRMMIRQILSNAIKYSEYSTIHIKAHIVNKHITLEIIDEGRGISKKDLPRIYDKGFTSTAYRNETTSSGIGLYLVGNVKDKLGIRVDITSEEQIGTKATFMFPNQNELIARLSEKH; encoded by the coding sequence ATGGCTAACATTAAATGGTTATTAATTTTCCTTCGTTCTCGATTAAATTGGATACTTTGGCTCATATTATTACATTTCATTTTTCTATTTATCGCATATTTAGATTACGATATCAGTGTAAGTAGTATTTTTTATATTATTATTTTGAATTTAGGAATCTCAGTGATTTTTTTGTTATATACATATATAAAGGAAGTAAAATTTTTCAAACACTTGTACAATAACCTCGAGCCTGAAGAACTAAAACATAAATCTCTTGCTGATACTCCCTTTCAACAAGAGATGGTAAATTATTTATATAATCAAATTACTAGTCAGAAAAGGTTAGTTACAACTCAAAAACAACAAATTCAAACAACTGAAGCGTCATTAACTGATTTTGTGCATGACATTAAGACACCAGTAACAGCAATGAAGCTACTTATTGAAAAAGAGCGAGATGTAGAGAGAAAATACGCCTTGCTTTATGAGTGGTCGAGAATTAATGGAATGTTAGACAGACAATTATTTTTAACGAGATTAGAGTTTCAAAATAATGATTTATACTTTGAACATGTAGCATTAAAACGTCTTATTATAGAAGAAATACAAATCACAAGGTATATTAGTCAATCTAAAGGCATTGATTACGATCTTGATTTTGAAGCGGACTACGATGTCTATACAGATACAAAATGGTGTCGGATGATGATAAGACAAATTTTATCTAATGCCATCAAATATAGTGAGTATAGTACAATTCACATTAAAGCCCATATAGTTAATAAACATATAACACTTGAAATTATAGATGAAGGTAGAGGAATTAGTAAGAAAGATTTGCCGAGAATTTACGATAAAGGATTTACTTCCACTGCTTACCGTAATGAGACTACTTCATCGGGCATTGGTTTATATTTAGTAGGTAACGTTAAAGACAAATTAGGAATACGAGTAGATATCACTTCCGAAGAACAAATAGGAACAAAGGCTACATTTATGTTTCCTAATCAAAATGAACTTATTGCAAGACTATCTGAAAAGCATTGA
- a CDS encoding response regulator transcription factor codes for MDILLVEDDMTLFKELSEELEQWDFQVHGISDFNDVMSKFEAVNAAIVIMDVKLPKYDGFYWTRKIREVSNTPILFLSSRDNPMDQVMSMELGADDYVQKPFNTSVLIAKLQAIYRRVYQFSIEEKRVLSWQETTLDLSKDSISKGDAQIYLSKTEMVILEMLVKKQNQIVTRDTLITALWDDEAFVSDNTLTVNVNRLRKKLADIDMNDAIETKIGKGYMAHG; via the coding sequence GTGGACATTTTATTAGTAGAAGATGATATGACATTATTTAAAGAACTGAGCGAAGAATTAGAGCAATGGGACTTTCAAGTGCATGGCATCAGTGATTTTAATGATGTTATGTCAAAGTTTGAAGCAGTGAATGCTGCAATTGTAATTATGGATGTTAAATTGCCTAAGTATGATGGTTTTTATTGGACTCGAAAAATTAGAGAGGTCTCCAATACACCTATTCTTTTCTTATCTTCACGCGACAATCCAATGGATCAAGTTATGAGTATGGAATTAGGCGCAGATGACTATGTCCAAAAACCATTTAATACGAGTGTACTTATTGCCAAACTACAAGCTATATATAGACGTGTTTATCAATTCAGTATTGAGGAGAAGCGTGTATTGTCTTGGCAAGAAACGACTTTAGATTTATCTAAAGACAGCATTAGTAAAGGTGATGCTCAAATCTATTTATCTAAGACTGAAATGGTTATTTTAGAAATGCTAGTGAAAAAGCAAAATCAAATCGTTACTAGAGATACTTTGATTACAGCATTGTGGGATGATGAAGCATTTGTAAGTGATAACACGTTAACTGTAAACGTGAATCGTTTAAGAAAAAAATTAGCTGATATTGATATGAATGATGCGATTGAAACTAAAATAGGCAAAGGGTATATGGCGCATGGCTAA
- a CDS encoding 3-beta hydroxysteroid dehydrogenase — MKPNILLAGVTGYIGKNLIQSIKDDATLFTMSKYPKEDEFQEVTWLKKDIYNYNDVLESMEGMDMAIYYLDPTKHSAKLTKATARDMNLIAADNFGRATAKKGIKKIIYISGSRFDNESIERLSAYGTPVEKTEVKVSRPHVAVELQVSKYDDVRSALNVQLPMNWTLNQMVEYYFDWLNKTKGTMLHTYNEGDNFVVYIKDKRNPILVLHKTITESDMITLNLVGGSIVKPNLTKQGKLEFRKLEGTQTVIVHLYDYIPKLIWPAYYLFQSPFQDLMMRGFEIDCRIKHFNGRIQSGEEIKYTK; from the coding sequence ATGAAACCTAATATTTTATTAGCAGGTGTAACAGGCTATATAGGAAAAAACTTAATACAATCCATTAAAGATGACGCAACGCTTTTTACGATGTCGAAATATCCTAAAGAAGATGAGTTTCAAGAAGTAACATGGTTAAAAAAAGATATTTATAATTATAATGATGTCCTTGAGTCAATGGAAGGTATGGATATGGCCATCTATTATTTAGATCCAACCAAGCATTCAGCAAAGCTGACAAAAGCAACAGCTAGAGATATGAATTTAATTGCTGCTGATAATTTTGGGCGTGCGACGGCTAAAAAAGGAATTAAAAAAATCATTTATATTAGTGGTAGTCGCTTTGATAATGAGTCGATAGAGCGATTGTCAGCGTATGGAACGCCAGTCGAAAAAACAGAAGTAAAAGTTTCTCGACCTCATGTTGCAGTGGAGTTACAAGTTTCAAAGTATGATGATGTACGCAGTGCACTTAATGTACAACTGCCAATGAACTGGACCTTAAATCAGATGGTGGAGTATTATTTTGATTGGTTAAATAAAACTAAAGGAACGATGCTACATACTTATAATGAGGGCGATAATTTTGTTGTTTATATAAAAGATAAACGCAATCCAATACTTGTACTTCATAAAACGATAACAGAAAGTGATATGATTACATTGAATTTAGTAGGTGGATCGATAGTGAAACCGAATTTAACGAAACAAGGAAAGTTAGAATTTCGAAAACTGGAAGGTACACAAACTGTAATTGTTCATTTATATGATTATATTCCTAAACTCATTTGGCCTGCGTATTACTTGTTCCAATCGCCATTTCAAGATTTGATGATGAGAGGATTTGAAATAGATTGTCGTATTAAGCATTTCAATGGTCGTATACAGTCAGGAGAAGAAATAAAATATACTAAATAA
- a CDS encoding GNAT family N-acetyltransferase, translating to MVHQIREIGINDIDPFVKLLTTIYDESEYLIYNPGEYAPSNSDAVSNLEHYITSPSNAIYVAENNGELVGFSIVTTEKFERTRHEANFSMGVIRHYREKGLGQSLINSIEAWCLNHNIRRIEVSVVPENETAVALFKAAGYQIDGELRDKLYIDGRYFNKYIMSKLLL from the coding sequence ATGGTTCATCAAATTCGTGAAATTGGTATCAATGATATAGATCCATTTGTAAAATTATTAACTACTATCTATGATGAATCTGAATATTTAATATATAATCCTGGTGAGTATGCTCCATCTAACAGTGATGCTGTTTCAAACTTGGAACATTATATAACATCACCGTCCAATGCAATATATGTTGCCGAAAATAATGGTGAACTTGTTGGGTTTTCAATCGTAACAACTGAAAAATTTGAACGTACACGTCATGAAGCCAATTTTTCCATGGGTGTTATTAGACACTATCGAGAAAAAGGACTTGGTCAATCACTTATTAATTCTATTGAAGCGTGGTGTTTAAACCATAACATTCGCCGAATCGAAGTTTCTGTAGTCCCTGAAAATGAAACAGCAGTAGCTTTATTTAAAGCTGCTGGATATCAGATTGACGGCGAACTTCGAGATAAACTTTATATCGATGGACGTTATTTCAATAAATATATAATGTCTAAGTTATTACTTTAG
- a CDS encoding alpha/beta hydrolase → MKKKHKWTIIAIVVFVIVAIVIAILLKQQYDRQNAQEFKEKVQINNENVNAFTNITYSSGIPNSRLDILTPTELDQDNKLPVIFWLHGGGFIAGDKQYKNPLLSKFAEQGYIVVNINYALAPDYKYPTQLKQIDRAVQFIKQNKHELPIDFDQVVFGGDSAGAQLSSQFTAIQTNESLREDMEFNQQFEPDQIKAAIFFGGFYDMKTVKETEFPRIQLFMESYTGKRDWEQQFKYISEMSTINQVTKDYPPTFLSVGDADPFYSQNIDFYKKLKEKDVPVDKLFYDGSHNLRHQYQFHMQLPESQQNMKDTLSFLSRNTSASGVERELKPESKNPDGVQLNPY, encoded by the coding sequence ATGAAGAAAAAACATAAATGGACAATTATCGCTATTGTTGTTTTTGTTATCGTTGCAATTGTGATTGCAATATTACTAAAGCAACAATATGACCGACAAAATGCCCAAGAATTTAAAGAAAAAGTACAAATTAATAATGAAAATGTAAATGCATTTACTAATATAACTTATAGTAGTGGGATACCCAATAGCCGCTTAGATATTTTAACACCTACTGAATTAGATCAAGATAATAAATTGCCTGTCATTTTTTGGTTACATGGTGGAGGATTTATTGCAGGAGATAAACAATATAAAAACCCGTTATTATCAAAATTTGCTGAACAGGGTTATATTGTAGTGAATATTAATTATGCACTTGCACCTGACTATAAATACCCGACACAGTTAAAACAAATTGATCGCGCAGTTCAGTTTATCAAACAGAACAAACATGAGTTACCTATAGATTTTGATCAAGTTGTTTTCGGTGGTGATTCAGCAGGTGCCCAATTATCCAGTCAATTTACAGCTATCCAAACAAATGAATCATTACGAGAAGATATGGAGTTTAATCAACAATTTGAACCAGATCAAATCAAAGCAGCAATCTTTTTTGGTGGCTTTTATGATATGAAAACCGTGAAAGAAACAGAATTTCCAAGAATACAGCTCTTTATGGAGAGTTACACTGGTAAGAGAGATTGGGAACAACAATTTAAATATATCAGTGAAATGTCTACGATAAACCAAGTGACAAAAGATTATCCACCAACATTTTTATCAGTAGGGGATGCAGATCCATTTTATAGTCAAAATATTGATTTTTATAAAAAACTAAAAGAAAAAGATGTTCCAGTGGATAAACTGTTTTATGATGGATCACATAATTTAAGACATCAATACCAATTTCATATGCAATTACCAGAGTCACAGCAAAATATGAAAGATACGTTGAGTTTCTTAAGTAGAAACACAAGTGCTTCTGGTGTAGAGAGGGAATTAAAACCTGAATCAAAAAATCCTGATGGGGTTCAATTGAATCCTTACTAA
- a CDS encoding membrane protein, whose protein sequence is MGLNKEAIKIGFAYVGIVVGAGFSTGQEVMQFFTPYGLWSYLGVIISGLILGFAGRQVAKIGTAFDAQNHESTLDYLFGGVFSKIIDYLLIFFLFGISVTMIAGAGSTFEESFGIPTWLGALIMVIAIYITLLMDFNKIVRALGMVTPFLIILVVIIAIFYLFNGNISFAEVNKTVPEASIWKGILYGIIYGGLAFAVGFSTIVAIGGDASKRKISGAGALFGGVVYTILLALINFALQSEYPTIKEASIPTLTLANEINPWIGLVLSIIMLAVMYNTILGLTYSFAARFTEPYSKNYHVFIVAMVLVAYALSFVGFADLINFLYPIMGVIGLVVVIAVLIKYYSRKNQNKDHIA, encoded by the coding sequence ATGGGCTTGAATAAAGAAGCTATAAAAATTGGTTTCGCTTATGTTGGTATCGTAGTAGGTGCTGGCTTTTCAACGGGACAAGAAGTAATGCAATTCTTTACTCCTTATGGGCTTTGGTCGTATCTAGGAGTTATTATATCAGGATTGATATTAGGGTTTGCAGGTCGACAAGTTGCTAAGATTGGTACTGCATTCGATGCACAAAATCATGAATCCACTTTAGATTATTTATTCGGTGGTGTATTTAGTAAGATTATTGATTATTTACTTATCTTCTTCTTATTTGGTATCTCAGTCACAATGATTGCAGGTGCAGGATCAACGTTTGAAGAAAGTTTTGGCATACCAACGTGGTTAGGTGCATTAATTATGGTGATTGCTATTTATATTACATTATTAATGGACTTTAACAAAATTGTACGTGCATTAGGTATGGTAACGCCATTCTTAATTATTTTAGTTGTTATCATTGCAATATTTTACTTATTTAATGGAAATATTTCCTTTGCAGAAGTGAACAAAACAGTTCCAGAGGCGAGTATTTGGAAAGGTATTCTTTACGGTATTATTTATGGTGGATTAGCATTCGCGGTTGGTTTTAGTACAATTGTTGCAATCGGTGGCGATGCTTCTAAACGAAAAATATCTGGTGCAGGTGCGTTATTTGGTGGTGTTGTATACACAATATTACTAGCGCTTATCAACTTTGCATTACAATCAGAGTATCCAACAATTAAAGAGGCTTCGATTCCAACACTAACGTTAGCAAATGAAATTAATCCATGGATTGGTTTGGTATTATCGATTATTATGTTAGCAGTTATGTACAATACAATTCTTGGTTTAACGTATTCGTTTGCTGCAAGATTTACAGAGCCATATAGTAAAAATTATCATGTGTTTATAGTTGCAATGGTGCTCGTAGCTTATGCATTAAGTTTCGTAGGTTTCGCAGATTTAATTAACTTCTTATATCCAATCATGGGTGTAATTGGCTTAGTTGTAGTTATTGCAGTACTTATTAAATACTATTCAAGAAAAAATCAAAATAAAGATCACATAGCGTAA
- the dhaM gene encoding dihydroxyacetone kinase phosphoryl donor subunit DhaM, producing the protein MTKIVIVSHSEDIANGTKALLEQMAGDVSILIQGGVEGKIGTSYDHIQEMINDLDDDALCFYDIGSAEMNLDLAIEMYEGKYQVVKVDAPIVEGSFTAAVKLSVGGSIKEIVEELKRNFG; encoded by the coding sequence ATGACGAAAATTGTAATTGTGAGTCATAGCGAAGATATTGCAAACGGTACAAAAGCATTATTGGAACAAATGGCAGGAGATGTTTCAATATTAATACAAGGTGGCGTTGAAGGTAAAATTGGAACATCTTACGATCATATTCAAGAAATGATTAATGATTTAGACGATGATGCACTTTGTTTCTATGATATTGGCTCCGCAGAAATGAACTTAGATTTAGCTATTGAAATGTATGAAGGTAAGTATCAAGTAGTAAAAGTCGATGCACCAATTGTTGAAGGTAGTTTTACAGCTGCTGTTAAATTATCAGTAGGCGGTTCTATCAAAGAAATTGTCGAAGAATTGAAACGCAATTTCGGATAA
- the dhaL gene encoding dihydroxyacetone kinase subunit DhaL — protein MNVSELKERLINLVEVFEEKETLLTELDRAIGDGDHGVNMVRGFKALPEKIDDSSMQNLLKSTGMTLMSNIGGASGPLYGFSFVKMSQVVGDELDATNLKEVLNSFSEAIKQRGKVELNEKTMYDVIERANEAVQQGETLNADVLQTYADETKDIVATKGRASYFKEESKGHIDPGAQSSVYILNALIGDE, from the coding sequence ATGAATGTAAGTGAATTAAAGGAAAGATTAATTAATTTAGTAGAAGTGTTTGAAGAAAAAGAAACATTATTAACAGAATTAGATCGAGCAATAGGCGATGGCGACCATGGTGTGAACATGGTTAGAGGATTTAAAGCATTACCAGAGAAAATAGATGATAGTTCCATGCAAAATTTATTGAAGTCTACAGGTATGACTTTGATGTCTAATATTGGTGGCGCTTCAGGTCCATTGTATGGTTTTAGTTTTGTGAAAATGTCTCAAGTTGTTGGTGATGAGTTAGACGCCACAAACTTAAAAGAAGTATTGAATTCTTTTTCTGAAGCGATTAAGCAAAGAGGTAAAGTTGAATTAAATGAAAAAACGATGTATGACGTTATAGAACGTGCAAATGAAGCGGTACAACAAGGCGAAACTTTAAATGCAGATGTACTACAAACATACGCAGACGAAACAAAAGATATCGTTGCTACAAAAGGAAGAGCATCGTATTTTAAAGAAGAATCGAAAGGTCACATTGACCCAGGTGCACAGAGTAGTGTTTATATATTAAACGCATTGATTGGAGATGAATAA
- the dhaK gene encoding dihydroxyacetone kinase subunit DhaK, which yields MKKLIKDKTQFLTDMLDGLSLTNNEIGVIADTVVVRKDKKKQGVALVSGGGSGHEPAHAGYVAEGMLDAAVCGEVFTSPTPDKILSAIKTVDNGDGVLLIVKNYAGDVMNFEMAQEMAEMEDIQVATVIVKDDIAVSDDEKRRGVAGTVLAHKYAGYLADQGESLTNIKEKVDQFLPSVKTLGMALTAPMVPTTGQYGFDIESDEMEIGVGIHGEKGLSREKVETVDQIVERLIKALMEEVSSEKLIVMVNGMGATPLSELNIAAKYVAENFQEKHIDVVHWFVGDYMTALDMQGLSLTLVPYTEEVLTALTQSTASPYFN from the coding sequence ATGAAAAAACTAATTAAAGATAAAACACAATTTTTAACAGATATGTTGGACGGACTTTCGTTAACGAATAATGAAATTGGAGTCATTGCAGATACTGTTGTTGTAAGAAAAGATAAGAAAAAGCAAGGCGTTGCTCTAGTTTCTGGTGGTGGAAGTGGTCACGAACCTGCACATGCTGGCTATGTAGCAGAAGGTATGCTCGACGCCGCTGTTTGTGGTGAAGTATTCACATCACCTACACCTGATAAAATTCTAAGTGCAATTAAAACAGTTGATAATGGAGACGGTGTTTTACTTATAGTGAAGAACTATGCTGGTGATGTTATGAATTTTGAAATGGCACAAGAAATGGCAGAGATGGAAGACATACAAGTGGCAACAGTCATTGTTAAGGACGATATTGCAGTAAGCGATGATGAAAAAAGAAGAGGCGTTGCTGGTACAGTATTAGCACATAAATATGCAGGTTATTTAGCAGACCAGGGTGAGTCATTAACTAACATTAAAGAAAAAGTAGACCAATTTTTACCAAGTGTTAAGACGTTGGGAATGGCTTTAACTGCGCCAATGGTACCGACAACTGGGCAATATGGATTTGATATTGAAAGTGATGAAATGGAAATCGGTGTAGGTATCCATGGAGAAAAAGGATTATCTAGAGAAAAAGTAGAAACTGTAGATCAAATTGTCGAACGATTAATTAAAGCTTTAATGGAAGAAGTAAGCTCAGAAAAACTTATCGTTATGGTGAATGGTATGGGTGCTACACCATTATCGGAACTTAATATAGCAGCAAAATATGTAGCAGAAAATTTCCAAGAGAAGCACATTGATGTTGTACATTGGTTTGTGGGAGATTATATGACTGCATTAGATATGCAGGGCTTATCCTTAACATTAGTCCCATATACTGAAGAAGTGTTAACAGCATTAACTCAGTCTACAGCAAGTCCTTACTTTAATTAA
- a CDS encoding FecCD family ABC transporter permease, which translates to MIDPKLRHKQWLTMVILIILVLLACAWSMTSGEYKMSIGTFFKTLVGQGAYTDTLILMEFRMPRMIITILAGAALAMSGAIIQSVTKNPLAEPGILGINAGSGFAIALFMVIGNVDAGNFVYVLPIVSMIGGILTAFIIFSFSYNKGEGITPASMVLVGVGMATALSGGSMTLMSTFDEAQSEFIASWLAGNIWGDEWAFVIAFIPWVLILIPFLLFKSNVLNLLNTHQHIAQGVGVKIGRERIVLLLVAVILSSTAVSVAGSIGFIGLLGPHIAKSIVGPRHQLFLPISILIGAFLLVLADTLGQVILQPSGIPAGIVVAIIGAPYFLYLMYKTKSV; encoded by the coding sequence ATGATAGATCCAAAACTGAGACATAAACAATGGTTAACAATGGTGATTCTGATCATACTTGTACTGCTAGCTTGTGCGTGGAGTATGACTTCAGGTGAGTATAAAATGTCGATAGGTACATTTTTCAAGACTTTAGTTGGTCAAGGCGCATATACCGATACATTGATATTAATGGAATTTAGAATGCCACGGATGATTATTACGATTTTAGCTGGTGCAGCATTAGCTATGAGTGGTGCGATTATCCAAAGTGTTACCAAGAACCCATTAGCTGAGCCAGGTATATTAGGAATTAATGCAGGTAGTGGTTTCGCCATAGCGCTATTTATGGTTATAGGAAATGTAGATGCTGGAAATTTTGTCTACGTACTACCAATCGTAAGCATGATTGGTGGCATCTTAACAGCATTTATCATCTTCTCATTTAGTTATAATAAAGGCGAAGGAATTACACCTGCAAGTATGGTACTTGTTGGGGTAGGTATGGCTACTGCGTTAAGTGGTGGTTCAATGACTTTAATGTCCACATTTGATGAAGCTCAGTCAGAGTTTATTGCATCTTGGCTTGCCGGTAATATATGGGGAGATGAATGGGCATTTGTCATTGCATTTATACCATGGGTTCTCATATTGATTCCATTTTTATTATTTAAGTCTAATGTTTTAAATTTATTAAATACACATCAACATATAGCTCAAGGTGTAGGTGTAAAAATTGGCAGAGAACGCATCGTATTATTGCTTGTTGCAGTTATATTATCTTCTACTGCTGTTTCGGTAGCTGGTTCAATTGGCTTTATTGGCTTATTAGGACCACATATTGCTAAATCGATTGTTGGTCCAAGACACCAACTCTTTCTACCTATTTCAATATTAATAGGTGCATTTTTACTTGTGTTAGCAGATACGTTAGGACAAGTGATATTACAACCTTCAGGTATCCCAGCTGGGATTGTGGTCGCAATCATTGGTGCACCTTATTTCTTATATTTAATGTATAAAACCAAATCAGTATAA